The proteins below come from a single Magnetococcales bacterium genomic window:
- a CDS encoding PilZ domain-containing protein, with translation MATESNTPTQQQRQFVRIEDVLPFSWRRISEAELNEVVEHFEKNHAFPVRSENVDQILSSLEISGGLRELERSDPNLAKVLGKIDQKLNILIRLFQSDEEQKPLAPTPVNLSGGGIAIWERESTLAIGDILEVRLSLSRDALMVIHAYARVMNIFENDRDGMNRIACKYDPILDNDRERLIQYIFQRQTEMIRRKRSR, from the coding sequence ATGGCCACTGAGTCAAATACACCGACCCAACAGCAACGCCAATTTGTCCGCATTGAGGACGTGTTGCCATTTTCCTGGCGCCGTATCAGTGAAGCGGAACTCAACGAAGTGGTGGAGCACTTCGAAAAAAATCATGCTTTTCCTGTTCGAAGCGAAAACGTCGACCAAATTCTCTCCTCACTGGAAATTAGTGGTGGACTCAGAGAATTGGAACGTAGTGATCCGAATTTGGCCAAGGTTTTGGGCAAAATTGACCAAAAACTCAACATCCTGATTCGTCTCTTCCAGTCAGATGAAGAACAAAAACCCCTGGCACCAACGCCGGTCAATCTGAGCGGGGGGGGAATCGCCATCTGGGAAAGAGAGTCAACCCTGGCTATCGGCGATATTTTGGAAGTTCGTCTCTCCCTGTCACGGGATGCTTTGATGGTCATTCATGCTTATGCCCGGGTGATGAATATTTTTGAAAATGATCGGGATGGTATGAACCGTATTGCCTGCAAGTATGATCCAATCCTCGATAACGACCGGGAGCGGCTCATTCAATATATCTTCCAACGCCAGACCGAAATGATCCGCCGAAAGCGGAGTCGCTGA